One segment of Radiobacillus kanasensis DNA contains the following:
- a CDS encoding SpoIID/LytB domain-containing protein, translating to MKKIIVFFSVLFVFLVFTNSEKVSAASPGLISVKLYNHIGNKSSIDFEVSGTYKITGLNYALKEGRIYTVKIQSGDVILMDGSTTITKSTSGINIYPTLYSDSSFVTVHDSVRQGKILSYYGEMNFKKEGSYVRPYNKLFIEDYLKGVVGFEMYPSWDIEALKAQTLAARTHALPFVDSSTKTIIDSQNDQVYAGIVTGSTYQNVIKAVESTRGQIINYNGNPISAVYSSSNGGKIISNENYGWSNDEYHPYLTTKLDPYDSFSGNSYNNWSFYLAETQIDVSTKDLKRPQDWWSSVSEADSSFINNLKSNLYTNGISKDYELKITKIFGLDLINNTMQSDIVYKGNIEIQYMLRNKVTGEYRKNSSNDIARFQNIFTFNMTTFRSMFGWAKMKSININSVTDTGSQYKIEGSGFGHAVGMSQHGAQNMAQNHGKNYRDILGFYYQGTTINLTGKIPAEASVSSITTDLSSPQNAKDTIRVTANASGGSQLIYQFWVGYQGEWKLIQNYSGKSYVDWTPDTSGNYTLNVHVKDKYSSKDYDDYITKEFVINEPIKVDGLSTSKTSPQELGQTINISASASGSTSLEYKFWAQNIDTNQWILLNDYSSSSTISWLPSESGNYKLVVHVREVGSTKSYDAYRTLDYKISEPPRVNISEITVDKVSPQVTGSNINVTAVATGETTLEYKFWAENTSTGKWTLIRNYGSSATANWTPNVAGDYKLVVHAREVGSSKSYDAYRTLNYKISEPPKINVSNLTVDKASPQEAGTNINVSAEASGGTSLEYKFWAENTDTGKWTLIRNYGSSATTSWTPSEAANYKLVVHVRNVGSTKSYEAYQTLSYVISQPGKITINKVTTDKSSPQVTGTSINVSAEASGGTSLEYKFWAENTDTGKWTLIRNYGSSATTSWTPSEAANYKLVVHVRNVGSTKSYEAYQTLTYVISQPGKVTVNKVTADKSSPQVIGTSINVSAEASGGTSLEYKFWVENTETGEWTLIRDYGASSSTNWLPNQVGTYKLVVHVRDINSTRSYDSYNTLMFEIKE from the coding sequence ATGAAAAAAATAATAGTGTTTTTTTCTGTGCTATTTGTATTTCTAGTATTTACAAACTCAGAAAAAGTGTCGGCAGCAAGCCCTGGTCTTATCTCAGTAAAGCTCTATAACCATATTGGAAATAAAAGCAGTATTGACTTTGAAGTTTCTGGAACATATAAAATAACAGGCTTGAATTATGCGTTAAAAGAAGGAAGGATATACACAGTAAAAATTCAAAGTGGTGATGTTATTCTTATGGATGGTTCTACTACCATTACTAAGTCAACATCAGGTATTAACATTTATCCAACCCTGTACAGTGATAGTAGCTTTGTTACCGTTCATGATTCAGTAAGACAGGGTAAAATTTTGTCTTATTATGGAGAAATGAATTTTAAAAAAGAAGGAAGCTATGTACGTCCTTACAACAAATTATTTATCGAGGACTACTTAAAGGGCGTAGTTGGTTTTGAAATGTATCCAAGTTGGGATATTGAAGCACTTAAAGCACAAACTTTGGCAGCACGAACCCATGCTTTGCCTTTTGTCGATTCATCAACTAAAACTATTATAGATTCGCAGAATGATCAAGTATATGCTGGTATAGTAACTGGTTCTACTTATCAAAATGTTATTAAAGCCGTTGAATCAACAAGAGGTCAAATTATAAATTATAATGGTAACCCGATTTCAGCGGTTTACTCATCCTCAAACGGTGGCAAGATTATTTCAAATGAGAATTATGGATGGAGTAATGATGAATACCATCCCTATCTAACTACTAAACTAGATCCGTACGATAGTTTTAGTGGTAATTCATATAACAATTGGAGTTTTTATCTAGCAGAAACACAAATTGACGTATCTACTAAGGACCTTAAAAGACCTCAGGATTGGTGGAGTTCAGTTAGTGAAGCTGATTCAAGTTTCATAAACAATTTAAAATCAAATTTATACACTAATGGCATTAGTAAAGATTATGAACTGAAAATCACAAAAATATTCGGCTTAGACCTTATTAACAACACAATGCAATCAGATATTGTTTATAAAGGAAATATTGAAATACAATATATGTTGAGAAACAAGGTAACTGGAGAGTATCGAAAAAATTCTTCAAACGATATAGCACGTTTTCAAAATATTTTTACGTTCAATATGACTACTTTTAGGTCTATGTTTGGTTGGGCCAAAATGAAGAGTATCAATATTAATAGTGTTACAGATACGGGGAGTCAATATAAAATAGAGGGAAGTGGTTTTGGGCACGCGGTTGGAATGAGTCAACATGGAGCACAAAATATGGCTCAAAACCATGGAAAGAATTATCGAGATATTCTTGGCTTTTATTATCAAGGTACAACAATCAATTTAACAGGAAAAATTCCAGCTGAAGCATCGGTTAGCAGTATTACAACGGATTTATCTTCCCCGCAAAACGCTAAAGATACGATTAGGGTCACTGCAAATGCTAGTGGCGGTTCTCAATTAATCTATCAATTTTGGGTTGGATATCAAGGAGAATGGAAGCTGATTCAAAACTACTCTGGGAAAAGTTATGTTGATTGGACACCAGATACTAGTGGTAATTACACCTTGAATGTTCATGTGAAAGATAAATATTCATCGAAAGATTATGATGATTACATTACGAAAGAGTTCGTCATTAATGAGCCGATTAAAGTAGATGGATTATCAACGTCAAAAACTAGTCCACAAGAGTTGGGCCAAACAATTAATATCAGTGCATCAGCAAGTGGTAGCACTTCACTAGAATATAAATTCTGGGCACAAAACATTGATACAAACCAATGGATATTACTCAATGACTATAGTTCTAGCTCCACAATAAGTTGGCTACCTAGTGAATCAGGTAACTATAAGCTAGTAGTGCATGTGAGAGAAGTAGGTTCAACAAAAAGTTATGATGCCTATCGAACTCTGGATTATAAAATATCAGAGCCACCAAGAGTCAATATAAGTGAAATAACGGTGGACAAGGTTAGTCCGCAAGTAACAGGAAGCAATATAAATGTAACCGCAGTGGCCACTGGTGAAACAACATTAGAGTATAAGTTCTGGGCAGAAAACACGAGTACTGGTAAATGGACATTAATTAGAAATTATGGAAGTAGTGCTACAGCTAATTGGACACCAAACGTAGCAGGTGACTATAAATTAGTAGTACATGCGAGAGAAGTTGGATCTTCCAAAAGCTATGATGCCTATCGGACACTAAATTATAAAATATCAGAGCCGCCAAAAATCAATGTAAGTAATCTAACGGTGGACAAAGCTAGTCCGCAAGAAGCAGGAACCAATATAAATGTAAGTGCAGAAGCAAGCGGAGGAACTAGCTTGGAGTATAAATTCTGGGCGGAAAATACGGATACAGGAAAATGGACACTCATACGAAATTACGGAAGCAGTGCAACTACTAGTTGGACACCAAGTGAAGCGGCAAACTACAAGCTGGTAGTGCATGTTAGGAATGTAGGTTCAACCAAGAGCTATGAAGCATACCAAACTTTATCCTATGTAATTTCTCAACCAGGAAAAATAACAATAAATAAAGTTACAACTGATAAGAGCAGTCCACAAGTTACAGGAACTAGTATAAATGTAAGTGCAGAAGCAAGCGGAGGAACTAGCTTGGAGTATAAATTCTGGGCGGAAAATACGGATACAGGAAAATGGACACTCATACGAAATTATGGAAGCAGTGCAACTACTAGTTGGACACCAAGTGAAGCGGCAAACTACAAGCTAGTAGTGCATGTTAGGAATGTAGGTTCAACCAAGAGCTATGAAGCATACCAAACTTTAACCTATGTAATTTCTCAGCCAGGAAAAGTAACAGTAAATAAAGTTACGGCTGATAAGAGTAGTCCACAAGTGATAGGAACTAGTATAAATGTAAGTGCAGAAGCAAGCGGAGGAACTAGCTTGGAGTATAAATTCTGGGTAGAAAACACTGAGACAGGTGAATGGACATTGATACGTGATTATGGAGCCAGTTCTTCAACTAACTGGCTTCCAAATCAAGTTGGAACTTATAAGTTGGTTGTTCATGTAAGAGATATAAATTCAACTAGAAGTTATGACAGCTACAATACTTTAATGTTCGAGATTAAAGAATAG
- a CDS encoding YfhO family protein, with translation MFNLRSGLETIKNSNIIIYLLCFIIPMLVFGIVLICFNIYPFGSKSFLIKDMFGQYIEFYNYFYDVLTTSDSLFYSWKASLGMNFFGVYGYYLSSIFSPLIILFERESIPESIVLMTLLKVGSAGLTSSIYLKKVIGINSYGQIIFSVSYALMAYSIVYAQNIMWLDGVVLLPVILLGVEYLIKSNKVLFLSFFLALMFVSNFYISYMVGIFSFMYFWARLIIENKNITLKEIIKKVSLFLGSTVLGICLSFINTLPVVFALVNASSSPTQLLMDVKPLFSILDFMSKFYNGAYDSLLSTGLPNIYIGIFPTLLLPVYFTMKEITKREKITFGILLLVVFLSFEIPIINSAWHGFDSPNMFPFRYSFLFSFLMILISSKVFMEMCSGSRVKSRFLILQAVTMVTILFIFRERTFHMVSIITNLTLIVSLLSLLYLSLIRRKDVVAKFLLILIIVVDLGLNAFVLLSNIESDYKIPSRSEYHDSNYRKVIQKIEDVDPVFYRIETDIPRSFNSPFRLDYKGLRHFSSMTNSNMVDAMNKLGYTTFSQKWTSPIGGTLVTDSILGIKYFIGLDNVEKHGYDKYLQIDTLEVQKNKNYLPIGFMVNDNFKELKMENNNPFKLQNNIINKMLGVRSGQNGVFKSLKPVSISYKNVTLNQQNGEYRLIKKSEKKVGEVSYKFDIRGMKELYALIRPSVFGESKVFVNGKLIDNYPTTYNNNIIDLGGYKEEIVTVDFVFHEPELLIYRDLFYELDIHKLNRQLGMLKDNRLNLTKWSGNTIEGNIDVKKSGELFLSIPYDKGWTVFVNNKKVTPNQVMGAFVSIDLSKGNNHVKMQYTSPGFIWGMLTSIISLIIFFYIFLREKGIHVLFHRKL, from the coding sequence ATGTTCAATTTAAGGTCTGGGTTAGAAACTATCAAAAATAGTAACATTATAATTTATTTGCTTTGTTTTATTATACCTATGTTAGTATTTGGCATCGTTTTGATTTGTTTCAATATTTATCCTTTTGGATCAAAATCTTTTCTTATAAAGGATATGTTTGGACAGTATATTGAATTTTATAATTATTTTTATGATGTTTTAACCACTTCGGATAGTTTGTTTTATAGTTGGAAAGCAAGTCTAGGGATGAACTTTTTTGGTGTGTATGGTTATTATCTCTCTAGTATTTTTTCTCCATTAATCATTTTATTCGAAAGAGAAAGTATTCCTGAATCGATCGTATTAATGACTTTGTTAAAAGTAGGATCTGCTGGATTAACCTCCTCCATATATTTGAAAAAAGTAATTGGAATAAACAGTTATGGTCAGATTATTTTTTCAGTGAGCTATGCTTTAATGGCCTATTCTATAGTTTATGCACAAAATATTATGTGGTTAGATGGTGTTGTCCTTTTACCAGTAATCTTACTGGGAGTTGAATACTTAATAAAAAGTAATAAAGTATTGTTTCTATCTTTTTTTCTGGCTTTAATGTTTGTTTCCAATTTTTATATATCATATATGGTCGGGATTTTTAGTTTTATGTATTTTTGGGCAAGATTAATTATTGAAAACAAAAATATTACTTTAAAGGAAATCATAAAAAAGGTAAGCTTATTTTTGGGTTCGACAGTATTAGGGATCTGTCTGTCATTTATTAATACCCTTCCGGTGGTTTTTGCTTTAGTAAATGCAAGTAGTTCACCAACTCAGTTACTAATGGATGTTAAGCCATTATTTAGTATATTGGATTTTATGAGTAAATTTTATAATGGCGCGTATGATTCCCTTCTATCAACAGGTTTGCCAAATATATATATAGGTATCTTCCCAACATTGCTACTTCCAGTCTATTTTACGATGAAGGAGATAACTAAGAGAGAAAAGATAACTTTCGGCATCCTACTATTAGTAGTATTTTTAAGTTTTGAAATTCCTATAATTAACAGTGCGTGGCATGGTTTTGACTCACCTAATATGTTCCCATTTAGGTATTCATTTTTATTTTCTTTTCTAATGATATTAATATCATCTAAAGTTTTTATGGAGATGTGCAGTGGATCGCGTGTTAAAAGCAGGTTTCTTATTCTTCAAGCGGTTACTATGGTAACAATACTTTTTATTTTTAGAGAAAGAACATTCCATATGGTAAGTATTATAACTAATCTAACTTTAATCGTTAGCTTATTAAGCTTATTATATTTATCCCTTATTAGAAGGAAAGATGTAGTAGCAAAATTTTTGTTAATACTTATTATTGTAGTAGATTTAGGGTTAAATGCTTTTGTGCTATTATCTAATATAGAAAGCGATTATAAAATTCCGTCAAGATCGGAATATCATGACTCTAACTACCGTAAAGTAATTCAAAAAATTGAAGATGTTGATCCAGTATTCTACCGAATAGAAACAGACATACCACGAAGCTTTAATTCTCCATTTCGTTTAGATTATAAGGGTCTAAGGCATTTTAGTTCTATGACAAATTCTAATATGGTTGATGCAATGAATAAACTAGGATATACTACGTTTTCACAAAAATGGACTTCCCCAATCGGCGGGACCTTAGTAACAGACTCTATTTTAGGTATTAAATATTTTATTGGACTTGATAATGTTGAGAAGCATGGATATGACAAATATTTGCAAATTGATACATTAGAAGTGCAAAAGAACAAAAACTATTTACCGATAGGATTCATGGTGAATGACAATTTCAAGGAATTAAAAATGGAGAATAATAATCCTTTTAAACTCCAAAATAACATAATAAATAAGATGTTAGGTGTTCGATCGGGACAGAATGGAGTATTCAAATCACTGAAGCCGGTTTCTATTTCCTACAAGAATGTGACTTTAAATCAACAAAATGGAGAGTATCGATTAATAAAAAAAAGCGAGAAAAAAGTAGGAGAGGTATCTTACAAATTTGATATTAGAGGAATGAAGGAATTATATGCTTTAATTCGGCCATCCGTATTTGGAGAATCAAAGGTATTTGTTAATGGAAAACTAATTGATAACTATCCTACAACATATAATAATAACATTATTGATTTGGGAGGTTATAAAGAAGAAATTGTAACAGTTGATTTTGTCTTTCATGAGCCAGAGCTTTTAATTTATAGAGATTTATTTTATGAGCTTGATATTCATAAATTGAATCGACAGCTGGGTATGTTAAAAGATAATCGGCTTAATCTAACAAAGTGGTCTGGTAATACAATTGAAGGAAATATTGATGTAAAGAAAAGTGGAGAATTATTTTTATCAATACCTTATGACAAAGGGTGGACAGTATTTGTAAATAACAAAAAAGTAACTCCAAACCAAGTTATGGGTGCATTTGTATCTATAGACCTTTCGAAAGGTAATAATCATGTTAAGATGCAATATACATCTCCTGGATTTATTTGGGGTATGCTTACATCAATTATTAGTTTGATAATATTTTTTTATATTTTCCTTAGAGAGAAGGGCATTCATGTACTTTTCCATAGAAAATTATAA
- a CDS encoding GtrA family protein, whose product MNYLFSSQIVRFIIVGFINTFNYYVLYLLLFNLVHFHYMISHILAFLISMVGSFFMNSLFTYKTKPTFKKFFQFPLTYVVNISVSSLAVFILVDLMKFDENISPLLASVIAIPFTFLLSKKILTK is encoded by the coding sequence ATGAATTATTTATTCTCATCACAAATAGTCAGATTCATCATAGTGGGGTTTATTAATACATTCAATTATTATGTATTATATTTGCTCCTTTTTAACTTGGTACATTTTCATTACATGATTTCACATATTCTTGCATTTTTAATAAGCATGGTGGGTTCTTTTTTTATGAATTCATTGTTTACGTATAAAACAAAGCCCACCTTCAAGAAATTTTTTCAGTTCCCATTAACATATGTAGTAAATATTAGCGTTTCTTCTTTAGCTGTATTTATTCTAGTGGATTTGATGAAATTTGATGAAAATATTTCACCGTTATTAGCGTCAGTAATTGCCATACCATTTACCTTCTTATTATCGAAGAAAATTTTAACAAAGTAA
- a CDS encoding glycosyltransferase family 2 protein: MKLSIIVPCYEEEKVLKKFYNITTEILTQNNYNYEIIFVNDGSKDNTKNIIKDLSSNDKKVKFASFSRNFGKEAAMLAGLTFASGDAYIIMDADLQHPPSLIPEMVKGYKEGFDQVIARRTRKGESVSRSSVSKLYYRLINKFVDVELTDGIGDFRLLSKRAANAIVKMQEYNRFSKGLFSWIGFEEKVIEYDNIIRGEGESKWTFSKLLSYGIDGIISFNNKPLRVTIYLGFFVTLLAVLYVIFSFFQKVIYGIDVPGYFTTISSVLILGGIQLISLGVIGEYIGRIYYETKRRPHFIIEDQSIERE, translated from the coding sequence TTGAAGCTATCCATAATAGTTCCATGCTATGAAGAAGAAAAGGTACTTAAGAAATTCTATAATATAACGACTGAAATTTTGACACAAAACAATTACAATTATGAAATTATCTTTGTAAATGATGGGAGTAAGGATAACACCAAAAATATTATTAAAGATCTTTCAAGTAATGATAAAAAGGTGAAGTTTGCTTCGTTTAGTAGAAACTTTGGAAAAGAAGCTGCTATGCTCGCTGGATTAACTTTTGCTTCAGGGGATGCATACATCATTATGGATGCAGATTTACAACATCCACCATCCCTGATTCCTGAAATGGTTAAGGGGTATAAGGAAGGATTCGATCAAGTAATTGCAAGAAGAACCAGAAAAGGAGAATCAGTAAGTAGATCATCGGTATCAAAATTATATTATAGGCTGATTAATAAATTTGTTGATGTAGAGTTAACTGATGGTATCGGAGACTTTCGATTATTAAGTAAACGCGCAGCAAACGCTATTGTAAAAATGCAGGAATATAACAGATTTTCTAAAGGGCTATTTTCATGGATTGGATTCGAGGAGAAAGTAATTGAATACGATAATATTATCCGTGGTGAAGGGGAAAGTAAATGGACTTTTTCTAAACTACTCAGCTACGGTATTGACGGGATAATATCTTTTAATAATAAGCCTTTGCGAGTAACAATATATTTGGGATTCTTTGTTACCCTACTGGCTGTTCTATATGTCATATTCTCCTTCTTTCAGAAAGTAATATATGGAATTGATGTTCCAGGTTATTTTACTACTATTTCTTCTGTATTAATTTTAGGAGGAATACAGCTTATATCTCTTGGAGTAATAGGAGAGTATATTGGGAGAATCTACTATGAAACTAAAAGACGCCCTCACTTTATTATTGAGGACCAAAGTATAGAAAGGGAATAA
- a CDS encoding glycosyltransferase family 52, giving the protein MNVFIIESPLQLLNSLEAKYYYKLESAECDLLVLNGDNPNSVKQIVKMVNRSDWNSIKIIGFGNGKISWITRMIKLKKEYKTYKDPDLVFIGDYRSDLMRDFVNKVNPRQTVLIDDGTVSLRIHRVLTSENERRKFLNGDSKDRLKKLIKSMVYLGNVPIQKHVDNLVLFTVYDLPSSENLLVTKNNYLYMKSISSEREKLQEVWLLGSPLVEKGILESAEVYIDCLSKIKKHYSEVKKIVYVPHRAENEEWIKVYDKLGFEILRPDASIELYLMIKKEIPNVVASFYSSALGNIYNIFGEQIQIDSFIIPKEQLPEKSKAEIINIYDYYSRLVNTIPL; this is encoded by the coding sequence ATGAATGTTTTTATAATTGAATCTCCACTACAATTGTTAAATTCTCTAGAAGCAAAATACTATTATAAATTAGAAAGTGCAGAGTGCGATTTATTAGTATTAAATGGAGATAATCCAAATTCTGTTAAACAAATAGTTAAAATGGTTAATCGGTCAGATTGGAACTCGATAAAAATTATTGGGTTCGGTAATGGGAAAATTAGCTGGATCACAAGAATGATAAAACTCAAAAAAGAGTATAAGACATATAAAGATCCCGATTTAGTTTTTATCGGTGACTATAGATCTGATTTGATGAGAGATTTTGTGAATAAAGTTAATCCAAGACAAACTGTGTTAATAGATGATGGTACTGTTTCGTTGAGAATACATAGAGTGCTTACATCTGAAAATGAAAGGCGAAAATTTTTGAATGGCGATAGTAAGGATCGTTTGAAAAAACTAATTAAGTCTATGGTTTATCTTGGAAATGTTCCCATTCAGAAACATGTGGATAATTTAGTTCTCTTCACTGTCTACGATTTACCAAGTAGTGAAAACTTACTGGTTACTAAAAATAATTACCTTTATATGAAATCAATTAGTTCAGAAAGGGAAAAACTACAGGAAGTTTGGCTTTTAGGAAGTCCATTAGTTGAAAAAGGAATTTTAGAGAGTGCTGAGGTCTATATAGATTGTTTAAGTAAGATAAAAAAACATTACTCTGAAGTTAAGAAAATAGTGTATGTTCCACATAGAGCAGAAAATGAAGAATGGATTAAAGTATATGATAAACTCGGATTTGAAATATTAAGACCAGATGCCTCTATTGAACTTTATTTAATGATAAAAAAGGAAATTCCTAATGTAGTCGCTTCTTTTTATTCATCGGCTTTAGGAAATATCTATAACATTTTTGGAGAGCAAATACAGATAGACTCCTTTATAATTCCTAAGGAGCAACTACCTGAAAAAAGTAAAGCAGAAATTATTAATATTTATGACTACTATTCACGGTTAGTTAACACAATTCCATTGTAA
- a CDS encoding DegT/DnrJ/EryC1/StrS family aminotransferase, with the protein MTERILLSPPHMSGNEQKYINHAFETNWIAPLGPNVDAFEKQVAEYVGVKSAAAVSSGTAGIHLALQLLGIKQGDIVFCSSLTFVASANPILYAGATPVFIDSNPETWNMSPNALERALEEAKANNSLPKAIVVVNLYGQSADMDRIMELCDIYNVPMIEDAAESLGAKYNGRRSGSFGKISIFSFNGNKIITTSGGGMIVSDDEELMNKARFLATQARDEAPHYQHSTTGYNYRLSNILAGVGRAQLEVLDERVARRREIFDKYSRSLSHLPGVEFMPEPEGYFSTRWLTTLVINPKEAIADSKTVLDELNKHNIEGRPVWKPLHLQPLFDGVKYYKHSDISVSDFLFENGVCLPSGSSMTEEQQDKVINTLNTVLKNKVC; encoded by the coding sequence ATGACAGAAAGAATATTATTATCTCCCCCACATATGAGTGGAAATGAACAAAAGTATATTAATCACGCTTTTGAAACGAACTGGATTGCACCATTAGGTCCAAACGTAGATGCGTTTGAGAAACAAGTTGCTGAATATGTAGGAGTTAAAAGTGCTGCAGCTGTGAGTTCAGGTACGGCTGGTATTCACCTTGCGTTACAACTATTAGGTATTAAACAGGGAGATATAGTTTTTTGCTCAAGCTTGACATTTGTTGCAAGCGCTAATCCTATATTATATGCAGGTGCAACACCCGTATTTATAGATTCAAATCCTGAAACGTGGAATATGTCTCCAAATGCACTTGAAAGAGCTCTGGAAGAAGCGAAAGCTAATAACTCACTCCCAAAAGCCATAGTTGTTGTAAACTTATACGGACAAAGTGCAGATATGGATCGGATTATGGAGTTATGCGACATTTATAATGTACCTATGATCGAAGATGCGGCTGAATCACTTGGTGCAAAATATAATGGTAGAAGAAGTGGTTCGTTTGGTAAAATAAGTATCTTTTCGTTTAACGGAAATAAAATCATCACTACTTCTGGAGGTGGTATGATAGTTTCTGACGATGAAGAGCTTATGAACAAAGCTCGTTTTTTAGCAACACAAGCAAGAGACGAAGCACCCCACTATCAACATAGCACCACCGGATATAATTATCGTTTAAGTAATATCTTAGCTGGAGTTGGTAGAGCTCAGTTAGAAGTGTTAGATGAAAGAGTCGCAAGAAGAAGAGAAATCTTTGATAAATACAGTCGATCTTTATCCCATCTACCTGGAGTAGAGTTTATGCCAGAGCCCGAGGGATACTTTTCAACAAGGTGGTTAACGACGTTAGTTATTAATCCAAAAGAAGCAATTGCTGATTCAAAAACTGTTTTAGATGAATTAAACAAACACAACATCGAGGGTAGACCGGTGTGGAAACCGTTACATTTGCAACCCCTATTTGATGGAGTTAAATATTATAAACATTCCGACATAAGTGTTTCTGATTTCTTATTTGAAAATGGAGTTTGTTTACCATCTGGTTCAAGCATGACAGAAGAACAACAAGATAAAGTGATTAATACACTAAATACAGTGCTAAAAAATAAAGTGTGCTAG